The Sylvia atricapilla isolate bSylAtr1 chromosome 3, bSylAtr1.pri, whole genome shotgun sequence genome has a window encoding:
- the VGLL2 gene encoding transcription cofactor vestigial-like protein 2 isoform X1, with protein MSCLDVMYQVYGPPQPYFAAAYSPYHQKLAFYSKMQEAPESGSSPSAGSSFSSHPAASIKEEDCSPEKERPPEAEYISSRCVLFTYFQGDISAVVDEHFSRALSQPSSFSLGSAKAARNAGSWRDGSFPMSQRIFPPSFWNSTYQPSSVPASLSSPLAAAAHSELPFAAATDPYAPTSLHGHLHQGGPEPWHHAHHHHHHHHHPYIGTQSTAYPRPAAMHEVYGPHFDPRYGSLLVPTASVRPHRLTPASVSAPVSPPCELGKSEAGAAAAWTTPGPFPNATGDMAQSIGLNVDTGNELPSVSPGALAQPSLRSQVCNLRIKARICTGFRAVLHSSSPGSPL; from the exons ATGAGCTGTTTGGATGTTATGTACCAAGTTTACGGTCCTCCGCAGCCCTACTTCGCAGCAGCCTACAGCCCCTACCACCAG aaaCTCGCCTTTTACTCCAAAATGCAGGAAGCCCCGGAGAGCggcagcagccccagcgccggcagctccttctccagccacCCCGCGGCCAGCATCaaggaggaggactgcagccCCGAGAAGGAGCGACCCCCCGAGGCCGAGTACATCAGCTCGCGCTGTGTCCTCTTCACTTACTTCCAGGGGGACATCAGCGCCGTGGTGGATGAGCACTTCAGCCGGGCgctcagccagcccagcagcttctccctgggCAGCGCGAAGGCGGCGCGGAACGCGGGCTCCTGGCGGG ATGGTTCCTTCCCGATGAGCCAGCGCATTTTCCCGCCGTCCTTCTGGAACAGCACGTACCAGCCCTCCTCGGTGCCCGCCAGCCTGAGCAGCCCCCTGGCAGCCGCCGCCCACAGCGAGCTGCCCTTCGCCGCTGCCACCGACCCCTACGCGCCCACCTCCCTGCACGGCCACCTGCACCAGGGCGGCCCCGAGCCCTGGCACCAcgcccaccaccaccaccaccaccaccaccacccctaCATCGGGACACAGAGCACTGCCtacccccgccccgccgccatGCACGAGGTCTATGGGCCCCACTTCGACCCCCGCTACGGCTCTCTCCTGGTGCCCACCGCCTCCGTCCGCCCCCACCGCCTCACGCCCGCCTCCGTGTCCGCGCCGGTCAGCCCCCCCTGTGAACTGGGCAAGAGCGAAGCGGgcgctgctgcagcctggaccACACCAGGCCCCTTCCCCAATGCCACAGGAGACATGGCACAGAGCATTGGCCTCAATGTGGACACAGGTAATGAGCTGCCCTCGGTCTCTCCAGGTGCCCTGGCTCAGC
- the VGLL2 gene encoding transcription cofactor vestigial-like protein 2 isoform X2 → MSCLDVMYQVYGPPQPYFAAAYSPYHQKLAFYSKMQEAPESGSSPSAGSSFSSHPAASIKEEDCSPEKERPPEAEYISSRCVLFTYFQGDISAVVDEHFSRALSQPSSFSLGSAKAARNAGSWRDGSFPMSQRIFPPSFWNSTYQPSSVPASLSSPLAAAAHSELPFAAATDPYAPTSLHGHLHQGGPEPWHHAHHHHHHHHHPYIGTQSTAYPRPAAMHEVYGPHFDPRYGSLLVPTASVRPHRLTPASVSAPVSPPCELGKSEAGAAAAWTTPGPFPNATGDMAQSIGLNVDTGLQPQDKSKDLYWF, encoded by the exons ATGAGCTGTTTGGATGTTATGTACCAAGTTTACGGTCCTCCGCAGCCCTACTTCGCAGCAGCCTACAGCCCCTACCACCAG aaaCTCGCCTTTTACTCCAAAATGCAGGAAGCCCCGGAGAGCggcagcagccccagcgccggcagctccttctccagccacCCCGCGGCCAGCATCaaggaggaggactgcagccCCGAGAAGGAGCGACCCCCCGAGGCCGAGTACATCAGCTCGCGCTGTGTCCTCTTCACTTACTTCCAGGGGGACATCAGCGCCGTGGTGGATGAGCACTTCAGCCGGGCgctcagccagcccagcagcttctccctgggCAGCGCGAAGGCGGCGCGGAACGCGGGCTCCTGGCGGG ATGGTTCCTTCCCGATGAGCCAGCGCATTTTCCCGCCGTCCTTCTGGAACAGCACGTACCAGCCCTCCTCGGTGCCCGCCAGCCTGAGCAGCCCCCTGGCAGCCGCCGCCCACAGCGAGCTGCCCTTCGCCGCTGCCACCGACCCCTACGCGCCCACCTCCCTGCACGGCCACCTGCACCAGGGCGGCCCCGAGCCCTGGCACCAcgcccaccaccaccaccaccaccaccaccacccctaCATCGGGACACAGAGCACTGCCtacccccgccccgccgccatGCACGAGGTCTATGGGCCCCACTTCGACCCCCGCTACGGCTCTCTCCTGGTGCCCACCGCCTCCGTCCGCCCCCACCGCCTCACGCCCGCCTCCGTGTCCGCGCCGGTCAGCCCCCCCTGTGAACTGGGCAAGAGCGAAGCGGgcgctgctgcagcctggaccACACCAGGCCCCTTCCCCAATGCCACAGGAGACATGGCACAGAGCATTGGCCTCAATGTGGACACAG
- the VGLL2 gene encoding transcription cofactor vestigial-like protein 2 isoform X3 yields MSCLDVMYQVYGPPQPYFAAAYSPYHQKLAFYSKMQEAPESGSSPSAGSSFSSHPAASIKEEDCSPEKERPPEAEYISSRCVLFTYFQGDISAVVDEHFSRALSQPSSFSLGSAKAARNAGSWRDGSFPMSQRIFPPSFWNSTYQPSSVPASLSSPLAAAAHSELPFAAATDPYAPTSLHGHLHQGGPEPWHHAHHHHHHHHHPYIGTQSTAYPRPAAMHEVYGPHFDPRYGSLLVPTASVRPHRLTPASVSAPVSPPCELGKSEAGAAAAWTTPGPFPNATGDMAQSIGLNVDTARRYSFCGGSLLS; encoded by the exons ATGAGCTGTTTGGATGTTATGTACCAAGTTTACGGTCCTCCGCAGCCCTACTTCGCAGCAGCCTACAGCCCCTACCACCAG aaaCTCGCCTTTTACTCCAAAATGCAGGAAGCCCCGGAGAGCggcagcagccccagcgccggcagctccttctccagccacCCCGCGGCCAGCATCaaggaggaggactgcagccCCGAGAAGGAGCGACCCCCCGAGGCCGAGTACATCAGCTCGCGCTGTGTCCTCTTCACTTACTTCCAGGGGGACATCAGCGCCGTGGTGGATGAGCACTTCAGCCGGGCgctcagccagcccagcagcttctccctgggCAGCGCGAAGGCGGCGCGGAACGCGGGCTCCTGGCGGG ATGGTTCCTTCCCGATGAGCCAGCGCATTTTCCCGCCGTCCTTCTGGAACAGCACGTACCAGCCCTCCTCGGTGCCCGCCAGCCTGAGCAGCCCCCTGGCAGCCGCCGCCCACAGCGAGCTGCCCTTCGCCGCTGCCACCGACCCCTACGCGCCCACCTCCCTGCACGGCCACCTGCACCAGGGCGGCCCCGAGCCCTGGCACCAcgcccaccaccaccaccaccaccaccaccacccctaCATCGGGACACAGAGCACTGCCtacccccgccccgccgccatGCACGAGGTCTATGGGCCCCACTTCGACCCCCGCTACGGCTCTCTCCTGGTGCCCACCGCCTCCGTCCGCCCCCACCGCCTCACGCCCGCCTCCGTGTCCGCGCCGGTCAGCCCCCCCTGTGAACTGGGCAAGAGCGAAGCGGgcgctgctgcagcctggaccACACCAGGCCCCTTCCCCAATGCCACAGGAGACATGGCACAGAGCATTGGCCTCAATGTGGACACAG